The genomic window CCTCAGTCCTAAGAATGACCAATGAAAGTTCTACTTCAATCCCTAGATTTAGCTCCCTAGGAACTAGAAGGAAGAAGATGACTATTTTGAACAACACTCATTTCCTTGATCCAGGGTTCTGAAAAGAATTGTATTTACACTCAAGCCCCCAAACTAAGTCTTCAGGAgaaaagaatgacaataatggCCCATGTAGGAACAAATTTGCCCCTTGTCCTCCAATGGGAAGGCAATTGAATCTCTAGCAACCCCAAATGCAATATCCCCTTTTAAAGAAACCTCAAATCTTGGGGTAAAAATTCTGGTAGATTATACTGGTCTCTCatggaaaataataattagaaatggaaaaagagttgACTACTTACTGCTAATGTTAGTTGTGAATATACATGTGTATCTGTTTTGCTATCTTTCTTTGGGGTTGAAGGATTTCCTGTTCAATTCAATAttatagtaaacatttattaaataactactgTGTAGAAGGCACTGTGGTAAGTGTTAGGGACACAAATAAGAAGACTAGAGACtttctgctttcaagaaacttacagtctaatggaagaggagacaacacaaaaggaaattgaaaatagGAGAAGGGGTCAGGAAGGAAGTAACTTTGATAGGTcgaccttttttccccctttcgaTCCAAGTCTTCTTTATAGGCCTGAGTCCAAGCAATCAAGACAAATCAACAAAAGTCATCACTCAGTCATCCTCAGCAATATGTCAATAGGTCAGCAGTCCAAGGGTAATTCCAACACCTTACCAAGGAGATGTCCTTGATATCAGCAAATGGAGTAGAAAAAGAATTGGTCATGGcattaggaaactgaaacagtTCTGGATCCAAATGACTTTGAATGGGTActtatcctcagtttcttcatctataaaatgagggtgatatATGACTAGATGTTCCCTAATGTCTCTTACAGCCTCAATCTATGATTCTAGGATATTGACATAAAATCACCTCCTTACCTTCCAAAGGGAGATGTCTTTAGAGACAAAATCTATCATTTTGTTGCACCATTCTAGGCACATCCTCCACATCATTCTACTGAATTACTGAAGTGCTCTATCAGTTACAAAGTTCTTTCATACATGGTCTCATTTGAACATTCTAACAATCATGTGGGATATGCAGACAAAGATCAATTCCCCCATTTTACTGagataacttattttttaaagcacagtGATTTATTGATGCTCACAAAGTTAATAAATTGCAATGCCTATATTCAAACCTGGGCCTTCTGCTTCCAATTTAACACTACACTACACTTTTACactattaaaaggggaaaaaaaggtctaCCTATCAAAGTTACTTCCTTCCTGATCCCTTCCCctattttcagtttccttttgtgttgtctcctcctccattagactgtaagtttcttgaaagcagaaaGTCTACATATTGCAAACAATATAATGAGCCCTTAGATTGCGTTTCCAAAATTGAGACTTCCCTTTGACTTTGGCTAAATCCACTATCCATTTTTCACAGTGAGATTCAGGATGATAAAACCCTAGGTTAAGAGTCTGTTTctcccaggagggatgggaaatcagggaagcctggattttcatgaactgatgctgagtgagatgtgcagaaccagaagaatattgtacatcctaacagcagcatgggggtgatgatcaaccctaatggatttgctcattccatcagtgcatcaatcagggacagttttggactatctgcaatggagaataccatctgtatctagagaaagaattgtggagtttgaacaaagaccaaagactactatttttaattaaaaacaaattcttattatataatttttctatctctcatactttatttttcttccttaagggtatgatttctttctcatcacattcaacttagattaatgcataCCATGTAAACattataaagactaacagactaccttctgttgcaggggggaagagaagcaagattaggggaaaaatgtaaaattcaaaaataactttaaaaaagaaaaagaaaatgacagaaaacatAAAGACTCAAAAAGAGTCTTTTTCTcaactgtctttctttctcttgctgttttctgtttctctccctgTGCCTTTTGCTCtccctctgtttttctttctccttccttctttctctgatATGCATTGGCACCTGTAAATGGACATAGTtgcagaggatcatagatttaaagctagaaaagaCTTTAGACATCAAGTCTAATACTCTtattggtgaggaaactgaggtatagggTAACTAAGTGAATTGGACAAGATCACATAGTAAGTTTCAAAGATATGATTTGAAggtaggtcttcctgaattcagatcctgtgAAATCTCTATACCTTACatattgttgttgagttgttcagtcatttctgactgtGATTTCTggtccatgaggttttcttgactaagatactagagtagtttccTGTTTCTTTTCCCTAGGTtagtggttaagtaacttgctcagggtcacatagcaaaaggtatgtgaggtcagatttgaattcttgtctttctaactctagacCCAGGACTTTACCCATTGTGCCACCATACCTATCTATGTCATAAATAATGAGATAATAAACTATCTTCTGGAAAGATCTTCTAGTCTAAGTCCACATTTTATAGCCAAAGAAACAGAGTTAGAGAGGTTAagcacaatttaaaattttatttaaataagtgCCTTGGAGCTCAAACTGAGTAGGTAGCTAGAAAGGGTAGAAATTCACCCTACCAAGAATCAGCTTAGTAACAGGGAGTGGGTGCCCATTGTAGGAATGGGGCTGGTAATGGAAGGACATTGGAGAATAAATAAGTGGAGCTGGATAGAGAGAGATTATTAACTTATATATTTCAGCATGACCCATGAAACAGGAGTAGAATCCAGAGGGAATCAAACTTTCAGAATAGAGATAGAAAGCATCTGAGAGATTGTTTTATACATTCCTCTTATTTCATATATGAGGAAATGAGAACCCAAGGACGTAATGTATGACTGAAACTGAATATTGAGAtgaataataatgacattttttcatgtgttaagattttcaaagtacttaACATAAATATCTCAGTTAATCCCCACAATAACTTTTCCTTAAGTATTATAGGCATTGTCATCTCCATTCTACATATGAGGAAGCTGAGTTCATAGATTTAGTAATTTGCCCCAGTCCTCCAGTTGGTTAGCATCCAAGCCAGAATTTGAATATAGTGGATGAAGTTTGTTATATAGGCAGCTTGCCATTTCCATTTACCAGCATAGGATTATTCATTTAGCATAGGGAGAGACCTTCTTAAATGCCATCTAATTTAGATCCCTtgttttaaagaaggaaattaaagctcagagatataaatgatttgctcaaggtcacacaggtgacaGCCTGTAGTGCCCAGACTCAAATCCAGGTGTTATGACTCCAGAtctaatgttctttcttctgCATCACACTGCCTCTTACAGTCTAAAAATTTAGAAGGTTAATCAGGGGAGGAATCTATTCTCCTTTTCAGTGAGTGGGAGCAAAACAGTAGTTGCCAGAATTCCAGACAATTCATTGGCTTATGTCATGAAGATGTGCCCAGCCGTCTAAGAAAATGATCCTGTTGAGGCCTTCCATAATAATAACTTAAGATTCTCTATCATTCTAAAGTTTTTTCTCACACCAGTCCTGGTGCAAGTATTTTttaatcaccattttacagataggcaAAGTGAGGAACAGAGAAGTTGtacataaaagaataaatttcattACTGCAGTTCAGATTCAGTAATTCCGtgcaacaaacattttaaaatacttagaATGTTCATGGCTTTGGtggtacaaaaaaaataaatcagtacCTTCCTTAAAGAAGTTTACATTCAACTCCATCTTCAGTCTTTTGCCTACTACATTGGgctaccttccttgccttcatcTTTTTCCAAGAAGTTTCCCCTGGAGGGCATTCTTAAAAGCAGCCTGTACAGCCTGGTTCCTTAGGCTATAAACAATGGGATTGAGGAGTGGGGTCACTACGGTATAAGTAACTGCAATGAGCTGATCACGTTCCAGGGAATAGCTAGCCTTGGGCCGAAGGTACATGAAAGATGCGCAGCCATAATGGATGATGACCACAATGAGGTGGGAAGCACAGGTGGAAAAGGCTTTTTGTTTCCCCTTTGCTGAGGGTATTCTCAGTATGGTGACCAAGATGTTGGCGTAGGAGATGGCTATGAATGAAAAAGAGACTAGGAGCACTAGAAGGCTAAGAATAAGGATCCCCAGCTCACTCATGACAGTGTCTCCACAGGCCAGACTCAGTACTGGTGGGGTGTCACAGAAGAAGTGGTGTATTTCATGGGAGCCACCAAATGGGAGTCGGAAAATAACCAGTGTCATTCCCATCCCTATGAGATACCCACTAAGGAAAGAAGTGCCAACAAGCTGGTTGCAAAGAACAGGGTGCATTCGGCTAGCATAATGCAGCGGGGCACAGATGGCTACATACCTGTCAAAGCCCATCACTGCCAGGAGGAAGCAATTAGTGCAGGCCCATGAGGCTGAGAAGTCCATCTGAACAGCACAACCCAAATAGGAGATAGCCTGGCTCCCAACTGCCAGGTTTGAAAGCATCTTGGGGATGATACCTAGTGTATAACAGGTTTCAGAGAAGGAGAGAACAGAGAGGAAAAGGTACATGGGTGTATGAAGATGATTGTCCAGTcgaatgatgacaatgatgaagaCATTGCTGGTCAGGGTAATgaggtagagagagaggaaaatggcaaagagCAGGAACTGCAGATTCCCAAAGCTGGAGAATCCCAAGAAGACAAAGTCCCTCCAAGTGGTTTCATTGCACAGTCCCATCCTGAATACAAGGAAAAAGAGCAAGCTTTCTTCAGAGTGTGTCTATACTCTGTAATGAAGCTAAGTCTCACTGCAAGAGGAAATTAGGGAGTCTTTCTTCCCACAGCCTGTGGATTCCTAGGAATGAAGACCTGTCTCTAAAACATTCCTAAAAGTTAGGGTATGTTTTTGggtataataaaaatgtatataggtGTACTCAGACTACTTTATAGAAATGATAGACACACATAACAGACTTATGCCATAGACCTCtaactaaaaattatttctttttttagaaataaaaaaaattcttagaattacttaaggctaggtggtgcagttgatagagcactggccctggagtcaggaggacccgagttcaaatccaacctcagacactt from Macrotis lagotis isolate mMagLag1 chromosome 2, bilby.v1.9.chrom.fasta, whole genome shotgun sequence includes these protein-coding regions:
- the OR10Z1 gene encoding olfactory receptor 10Z1 is translated as MGLCNETTWRDFVFLGFSSFGNLQFLLFAIFLSLYLITLTSNVFIIVIIRLDNHLHTPMYLFLSVLSFSETCYTLGIIPKMLSNLAVGSQAISYLGCAVQMDFSASWACTNCFLLAVMGFDRYVAICAPLHYASRMHPVLCNQLVGTSFLSGYLIGMGMTLVIFRLPFGGSHEIHHFFCDTPPVLSLACGDTVMSELGILILSLLVLLVSFSFIAISYANILVTILRIPSAKGKQKAFSTCASHLIVVIIHYGCASFMYLRPKASYSLERDQLIAVTYTVVTPLLNPIVYSLRNQAVQAAFKNALQGKLLGKR